Genomic segment of Paenibacillus sp. FSL R5-0912:
GGCACTGATCCAGAAGTGGGGTAAAGAAACATGACGAATCTGAATAATGAGCCGCGTAAGCGGTTTTTGGCGCTGGATACATCAACGGCTGTGCTGGGGGTGGCAGTGACCGGGAACGGGGAGCTGCTGCATGAGATGAATGCTTCCGGGGAACGGAATCACTCGGTACATCTGCTGCCGATCATTGAGCAGGTGCTGCAGGCCTCGGCTACGGCTGCAGACATGATCGGCGGTATTGCAGTCGGTGTCGGTCCGGGATCGTATACCGGGACAAGGATTGCTGTAACTGCAGCCAAAACGCTGGCCTGGGCCTGGAACGTGCCGGTCACCGGGGTATCCAGCCTGCATGCGCTGGCGTGGGGCGGTTATCATGCCGCGGCTCTTCAGCAGGAATCCGGACAGGCTGATGTGACGTCCGCGAACGGGACAACGGGTCCGGACTGGATCATCCCGCTGATCGACGCGCGCCGTGGACAAGCCTACACTGCGCTTTTTGCAGCGGACGGGGACAACCCTCCGCAGCGGCTGGCGCCGGATGCCATCCGTCTGATGAGAGACTGGGTACGGGAGCTAGGAGAACGGCTGAAGGATGCTGCAGCGGAAGGCATGCTGCCGGGCACACTATGGTTCACCGGGGACACCGCACTGCATGGAAGTGCAGAATCGCTGGCCCCGCTAGCCGGAGCAGGTATTGTTCAGGCAATGCCTTACGAGCTTGAAGGCCGCTGGACCGGATTCTTAGCCGAAGCGGGTAGCTATAAGGAATGCGCAGATATTCACGTATTGATTCCCAACTATACGCAGCTTACCGAAGCAGAGGCTAATCTCCGCCGGAACAGTGAAGGGAGCCTGAACCAAGGATGACGGAACCGGTACCAGGAAGAGATCAGGGGACTGAGCTTGTTTTTCGCCTGATGCGGCTTGAGGATATCCCTGAGATTCTTGTGATTGAACGCGAAGCCTTCACGATGCCATGGACGGAGGAAGCGTTCCGCAACGAGCTGAGCCATAATCATTTTGCTAAGTATATGGTAATGGAGCTGGCCGGGCATATCATCGGCTACGCCGGGATGTGGGCGATTGTCGATGAGGCGCATGTGACGAATATTGCGCTGCTGGAGGCCTACCGGGGACGTAAATGGGGAGACCGGCTGCTGGACGAGCTGATGAAGACGGCGGCGTATCTCGGGATGAAATCCATAACCCTTGAAGTGCGGGTCTCGAACGAGGTGGCCCAGAATTTATATCGCAAAAAAGGCTTCCGTCCTGCCGGCACCCGCAAGGGCTACTATTCGGACAACCGCGAGGATGCGCTCATCATGTGGGCGGATCTGCCGGAGTATGGGGAGCAAGGTTTGACGGAAGGAGGCGTGGACTTGAAATGAAGACCGAAACGGGCGCACTTAAGCCTGTATATATACTCGCAATTGAAACCAGCTGTGACGAAACATCGGTAGCTGTGGTGAAGGATGGCTGTGAGGTGTTATCAAACATCATTTCCAGCCAGATTGAGACACACCGGGCATTCGGCGGCGTGGTGCCTGAAGTGGCCTCCCGCAAGCATGTAGAGGTGATCACGCTGGTTATTGAGGAAGCCATGAACGCGGCGGCAATCTCGCCGCAGGACCTGACGGCAGTCGCGGTCACCCAGGGCCCGGGGCTTGTCGGGGCGCTGCTGGTCGGTGTCGTGGC
This window contains:
- the tsaB gene encoding tRNA (adenosine(37)-N6)-threonylcarbamoyltransferase complex dimerization subunit type 1 TsaB; the protein is MTNLNNEPRKRFLALDTSTAVLGVAVTGNGELLHEMNASGERNHSVHLLPIIEQVLQASATAADMIGGIAVGVGPGSYTGTRIAVTAAKTLAWAWNVPVTGVSSLHALAWGGYHAAALQQESGQADVTSANGTTGPDWIIPLIDARRGQAYTALFAADGDNPPQRLAPDAIRLMRDWVRELGERLKDAAAEGMLPGTLWFTGDTALHGSAESLAPLAGAGIVQAMPYELEGRWTGFLAEAGSYKECADIHVLIPNYTQLTEAEANLRRNSEGSLNQG
- the rimI gene encoding ribosomal protein S18-alanine N-acetyltransferase gives rise to the protein MTEPVPGRDQGTELVFRLMRLEDIPEILVIEREAFTMPWTEEAFRNELSHNHFAKYMVMELAGHIIGYAGMWAIVDEAHVTNIALLEAYRGRKWGDRLLDELMKTAAYLGMKSITLEVRVSNEVAQNLYRKKGFRPAGTRKGYYSDNREDALIMWADLPEYGEQGLTEGGVDLK